The Populus alba chromosome 6, ASM523922v2, whole genome shotgun sequence genomic interval AAACTAACACCAAGAGCATCCCTTAcagttttttgtttattatagaAACCAAATTATTGTTTGTGCTATACTATGTatcgtttttttattaaaaaaaaataaaaaaatattcagttgttgttaaagtgttttttagcaatatttttttttaattatataagaatTGAAATAATGTAACTTGATTGACTTGAATAATGTAACttgattgacttgaaaagtttaaaaacaatttgaattactgattaaaatatattttgattaaaaaaatcaagacaatatttttttttaaattattaaaacaaaaaaatattatataggtTCAGATCAACTCGCCGAATCCACTACCCAAGTCATGAGACTCTAATAACCCTAtgaaagtcatttttttttttttactaaacccaatttttaatcaatctaatattgaatgatgaaattaaaaataaaattcaattaaaaaaataatccaagttAACCTTCTAAATTTAGGtcatgaaactaaaataatccCATTGAAAGTAaatcgaaataaattatgatattcaattctcaattaattcaatattgaatgatgagatTAAACAAAATCTGTAATTTGGattatgagactgagataacctcatagaatgtaaaccaaaataaattatgaagtttaattctcaattaattcaatgttcaatgataaaattgaaaaaaaaattcaaatgaaaaaataacaaaaacctaTGTCAACTAGTCTAATCTGTGAGCCGAGTCACAAGACATTGTTAACcccaaagaaaagcaaaaaaaaaaaatgaatcacaatttttaattaacccaatattgaagtgttaatttgagaaaaaaaagatgacaaaaCAAACCCGAGTCAACCTGATTTAACTTATTAAACCTAGGTCAAGACACCGGGTTAACTctatagaaataatataaaataaaaatcttaatcaatctaatattaaagaaaattttttttttttaaaaaaaacccaagttaaTCTGACTAATTTGCAAATCTCACAATCCAGAGACACCtcatacaaagaaaataaaaaacaatattgaaatCTAAATTTGAAAAGATTAATAGCTTAATCTTCAAAAGCACTACCATAACGTACTGTTCCAGCACCAGGATTATTGGATTAGAGTTGTAATTTAACTGAATCGAGGaaatataagtatttttttttaataaaaataaaataaatcgaaCTTTAGCTGCAAAAGGCCGAAaaggtttttaattttcaatttgctCACTCCTTgaacttattcttttttccatatTATAGTATTTGTTTCAATGAGGTGAGATTAATcacttaatattaattttttgagtttagttcaagttgttttttaaagtattttttatttaaaaatatattaaaataatattttttatttttttaaaaattatttttaaaatcaaaacatcaaaatgatataaaaaaattaaaaaatattaatttaaaataaataaaataaaaaaataaaaaaaaattcaacttttttaaaaacattttttaattgcaaaaacaatCAGGAACGGCTTGATGCTAATTACCTGTTACTTAAACCCGTGCagtgttttatatgcagttccaTGTGCGCTGCTTGTGGGCAGTATTTACTTGGATGAGAGTCTCCAGATTATGCCTGTGGTCCTTTGCGGGGAAAAGGAAGATATTCAATGATTGCTCATCAGGCACAAACCATTAATTGTGATTAATGGCACTAATCCCACGTACGTTGTTCTTGTTCAAAGAGAGAGTAATTGTAAGGAGAATTAAACACATATAACAGTATTAAACCAGTCTTATTGAAATTGAAGCACAATTACAGAATAATGCATGGAAAACAAGATCTATTATTTAGTACAATAAAACAAACACCAAGGGAGGACTAGAAACTCTTTATTTCATAAGATCCTGCAGAATGATCGATAATCAGCATGCATGAGCCTTGATCAACCAATTATAGGAACCCGAGTAACAGTTCTGTTCCTGTCAATCCAAACACGAACCCTAGTGCAAGAGAACTCTCCAGTCACAACAGTTCCTTCCAACACAACCTGAGTGTCAACGTAAGGATTCTCCGTTTCAATAGTGGCTATCGCAACCCTTGCTTGCGCTCCAAGGAGCTCTGGCCATGAACTCTTACCTGCAAAATTCAAGGCACCAATATTTGCATTAAAACACACACTGCAGTACATACGTGCAGTTGCTACAcgttaattcataattaatcaCCTTGACATTCTGATGCCATTGTAGTATTGTTATAATGCTCTTCGGTGCTCTGTTACGATATCTCTTTCTGCTGTTTTGTTGTGATTGTATTTGAGATGGCAATAGGTATATATAGTGCTGCATTCGATAGCTTGACTTGACCGTTACTGAATTTCTAGCCATTACTGCTTGAAAATTCAATCCTCTACAGCTAGAAGATAAATTGGACTTCTCATGTTaattatcaatgattttctagGTGAAATCTTCCCATGAGCTGACTTTTCTTGAGCATTTTAGCAGACTGGCCCAATGATATTAAGCTTGAAGAAAACCTACAAGGAATAAGAATAGAATGGAAGTGAAGAGAACCTCGAGTCGAGACACAATTTGAACGCAAGGCAGAAAGTTTTGTAGTTGAGAGGCATTGAATGGCTTGTTCGCATGCTTGACCATTGCAGATATTTTAGCCATTGCCACTTTTCCACGTTTTTCAAGGTGAGAAGCAACGATCTCCTATGTTTTTCCTCTGTTTAATCTTATCTAATTTCAACAATACATAAATAGTCTtccataacaataataaaagaaaaaaaagcatagaTGCAGTCCACAATATATTGTATATGTATATTCTAAACCTTTCTTTGTTAGTTCTGGTGAATATTGTCAAATCTTCAACCATATCTGCCGATGAAGCATTTTACTCTGACTGATTCAATGTTCAGCTAATCTTATCGAGTAGATGGTTTATGCTAGCTTGCAGGCTACTCATGGGAATCAATagggaaaattaattaatagaattattctcgaaattaataagaaataagaaaaatctgaTCATCAAACTATTTCTTTGCTAACCTTTcctataattaatttctttgacCTGAAATTGCTAAAGTTAGTGATCATCACATAAGAATAACAAACAATCAGGAGCCCAATCTCTGCAGCTTCAGGACCTCCAGGAGTTTTACTTATGTTCTGCTGCACTTTGCCTTTTCTGCCTTTaacattttgtttcttctgcTTTCCGCagattgttttccttttttttctccaaatggATCCTATCTCCATTTTGATGTCTTCATTTTTATCTCTTGcttataaaaaagtaataatcaaGAGACCAAAGCGTTTTGGccattaattaagcccaaagcAAGTTCGTCTGCTTTGTTCTTAATTTCTCTTTCTATTTGTAGATGAACTGGCAGCTTCTTTTCATATACCTTCTGAGGCATTGCATTCATACGACCTCTGGTAATTAATTTCCGGGGTTGATACTGGATTTTAAAGTCAGCTACGAGCATTCGACGAGTTCAACATTCTCAACAGGTACAATTCTCGTATTtcataaaagaataaaagaacaaTACATGCAGTACAATCACGCAATTGACAGCAGGAAATGTCCCCGTTGTTCTAGAAAAAAATGCAGGTAGATTGGTTCACATATGACTGTCCTGTATTAATCGATCTAGTTTCTACTGTTTCACAAGCAAAATAGCCGTAGCTAGTCTCTTCAGCACTAACTAGTTGATGTTGTGCCCcgcaaaaagaacaaaatgagagagaaaagaaaagatggacCCTTGCCGGCTTTATTGATCCAAGTGTTTCCATAACTTCATACCCATGGAGATATCCCATTGCTtgtaaaatatcaaagaaaaaagtgGAGGCTGTGTAAAACATGAAGCTTTccgttccttttcttttaatttggatGAGCTTAAGATCAGAAGCGTTCATAATAACGTCTAATAAAGACgaatacaaacaaaaatatgtaCGTAGAATACAACGACAGCAAAAACCTTAATCCACAAGGCTGTGATACCCTAAAACCACAAGCACATCCAGAACTGTGCACATCACGCGACATGAATCAGATCTAAGccataaaatcatatatatgttCTCCTCACACCCCAAGATCAGAAGGGTTGTCGTGATGTAGTTGACTGGTTGCTCTCCCTATACTGTGTTTTCACTCAGACGAGAGGATTAATATTGTAAagaacactaaaaataaaatctgacaATTTGTCAGCGCGTtaagccatttttatttgacttgTAATAAATCATGGAGAAAACAATCTCTTATGGCAGAATGATCATTGGAGATTAAAACTCCTTGTTTCATTTTATGGCAGAATGATCCGTGATAATTAATGTCCAAGTTTCAGCACACATGTATGAGCCTTAACCAATTATAGGAACCCGAGTAACAGTTCTGTTTCTGTCAATCCAAACACGAACCCTAGTGCAAGAGAACTCTCCAGTCACAATCGTTCCTTCTAACACAACCTGAGTGTCAACGTAAGGATTCTGGGCCTCAATAGATGCTATGGCAACCCTTGCTTGTGCTCCAAGGAGCTCGGGCCATGAACTCTTACCTGCGAAAGCACAAATATTTGCATTAATTAAAACACTCGTAAGTTAATTAGCATACATACACGCGAATGCCATTTCTAACCCGTGGAATTTTGGTCAATTCCTTGAGTCTTGACATTCGGATGCCATTTTATTTCCTTAATGATCTTCACACTTTCTTACGATATATTAAATGTTCCTCTCTGTTACTGAGTTGTGATTTTATGCTTGAGAGATGATAATGGGTTGTGAGTATTTATAGAGCAGCATTTGATGCCCTGTGCTTGACCATTGCCTTAAAATCCAATTCTCAGATagctaaaaaagaaatttagtagtctttacttttgttttttaaagttttactttatGAAAAAAGTCATAAGCTTAATAGATTTCCActgtataaattaaatatctgCCGAGTAAATTACTTTGACCCCTCCCATGAAAGCCTATCTAATTAACCTTATCTGCTGCCTAGATGGTTTGgctatatattttctaattatatatagaaaataaaatctacttcGGTGGTCAAGGCTTCAAACTTTGATATAGCTCGCAAAACAGGTTAACCAAGCTTAGGCATCTAGACGATGCTCCATTGAAATGATGCAGCATTCCAATCTAGACGATAATCAAATTATTTCTCTGACCAGAAATGTTATGCAGCCATTACATgtctaagaataaaaaacaatcaagaacAAGACGTTGGCCATCAGGAGTTgaagagcttttttttttttttggtttcgtgGTGGGGGCAgcaattaatattaattgaaaacaatgaaatttaaccaaaaacaattgtaatatatgtgtgtgtgttgatgAACTTTATATGTAGTAATGATAATGAGTCCATAAAGAATCACTTAGAACTTCCATAATAGGAAGAGTTCTAGCTCTTAAATCAGGGAAAGATAGAAACACAGTAGACACGAACACAAATTTATAGAAAGGCTAActcttttttcccttcttaATTACTCTATTTAAGAGTTCGGACATGGGCAGATACTTTAAGTTACAAAGAGCAATTAGTAAGATAAATATTACAACGTTGGTACTCAAGGCATAGAaatctcttaattaattaagaacatACGTACCCTTGGGAAGAATTTCATGAGGGTGCATTATCCACCAAAGCCATTATCCATTTATCTAATCTCTAATGGTATTGTTTTTCTTACCAAtattactggaaaaaaaaatattttatcagatTATTGTCTTATGCCATATTCTAATTTAAACTAATCAATACAGTAGGTATTTAAATTACCCAGATTACAATAAAAgtatcactatatatatatatatatatatatatatatatatatatatatatatatagatggctATTCCTTGGATTCAATCCTTGTAAATGTAAATTTTGGATTGTCGGTGAGAGACTTCTTATGAATAACTAAAgaaaactatattattatatgataaacTTAAATTTAATGTCCTAAAAAACCCCTAAAGTTTCAAAACTCTATGGTCTTAGCTCTTAGGCAACAAGCATGGGCAGCCATCTATGAGATCAATCTAGGAGAAGAACCCATCTCTCATAGGTTTAGCTTAAGAAGAAAACCCAACACCATGAGCTTAATACGGAGGAAAAGTCAAGTTTTCATGGGCTAGTCTTGAAAAGAATTTAACTCAACGCCATGAACTCAACTTTAAAGAAGAGCCTAACTCATATGGATTTATTATATGAGAAGAACCCAGCCTATATAGGCTCAGTCTCAAGAAAGAGCTTAATGTTATGGGCTCAGTCTCAAGAAAGAGTTTAACTCAATGCCATGAACTCAACTTTAAAGAAGAGCCCAACCCATATAGATTCATTATATGAGAAGAACCCAGCTTACATGGACTTAATCTCGAGAAAGAGCTCAACGTTATGGGCTCAATCTAGGAAGAGCCCGACTCTCATAGGCTTGGTATAGAAGAATAGCCCAGCTCTTGTGGGTTTAGCTAGGAAAAGAGGTCAGCCCAATGGATTCAGTTACATTTTGAGTCCTACTTTTCTTACACTCTTAAGTTTATAAAAGTTCTCTTAAGAGCCTATCATATTTCCAttgcattagtttttttataagagaTATATTTAGCCTTTATTAATACACATGTAAGGGATAATTATCTTTTATCAATTCTATCAAGATAAAATGACATTTCAACCTTTCatcttcatataaaaaaaattactcatgGGCTGTAAATACCTCATAAATCCTTCAAGCTTGgatttataatttcttaattcTCAATATTCTTAGCATaagtatttttagaaattatctctttaaaataatattgcactttttctctttaaaaagatatttatttaagtataaGAAAGTctctaaatttataaaagagAATTTTTTGCATGTACTAACCATCTTAGCTAtagaaaaaatacatcaaattattaaaattaaaatattaaccaATTATCAAACACATAAATTTTACATACTTGGGTTTTTTACTATCTCATGACTATCATTTCTAAAATTTTGGAACATATATAACTTTCATTAAACTGTGCCTGCGCGAGTACACAATAATATTGCATACATCTCTCCCTTATTTAgtacaataacaataaaaaaaaaaataataataataataaaaaaaaaagggcaaccAATTACGGTACTCCTAATTGTTTCATTTTTGGAAGAAAGATCCATGCATCATCATGGTAATTATTGCCTTAACCGATTACAGGGGCCCGAGTAACGATTTTGGATTGAGTCATGAATCAAATCAGATTTTATAACTATGTACATGAAAGcttatctaaaattatttttataattaaaaatataaagtactatacctaataaaatatcataattttcaatattgatcctaattataatttttcttgagTAACAAGCTCCGAAGGTATATCTAATTTGCccataagaaaaatgaatttatattgaAATCCATGCTAGCTTTCAATCTTTAATATCTTgtaagaattaattaataaaagaactAGGAGTATTGTTTTATCTGAATTATTATTTGCTGCGCCGTCATTTATTGGGCCGTTGGAGTAGGTATCCGTTATCCATTCATTATCCATTGCAGCGTTATTCCTTATTAATTAACTAGCCCATTAAATTAGGGCACAGCGCGCATCCTCTTCTTTAGATTTCAAGGCCAGCGAAAACAAACTACCAAAAGAACTCAACGATTAGAGCTGAAaggaaaaccgaaaaaaataaagttagggtttttgttaaggaaaaaaaatcattcaaagcttcctcttcttcttcctctgtgATTATTTAGCTCGAGTTTGCGTGCTCCTAATACGgtaaaatctctctctctctatccttTTTGTTGTTGCCATTAAAGTTAGATACTTTGCTTTTACATTAGTTTAATAGGAACTGTTTTGTGTTCTAATTATTTGTCTAGAATATGATTATGGGTTTGGTTTCTTTGGTTCTGTTGGCTTTGCTTTTAGTTGCTCGAGGGCCGTAGATTAATATGTTATTGTGGAGAGACTcgtattttctttcttcttatttctttttaaagagaGCAGCTAATATGAATAAAGGAGGGTTTTTTCATTGTTtccttatttatgttataattagaaaaataggaGCGAACTAGCTCATTAATGGCGGGAATTGGTTTGACTTGGATTTAATTCTTGCAAAAAATGTTTGCAATTGGCGCATGAACTAAGATGCTTTTGTAGTAGATGGAGCAATGTAGCTGTAAATCCAGATGGCTCTAGAAGATGCAATTAagatttggggtttttttttgggttggtgTAGGTTGAAAAGGTTTGAATTTGAATCAAGAGAAGGCTGTATCTATTGCATGTTATtacatattgtttttaattaattataaatttctaTGCGGGGATAGTAagcttcttcattttcgttacATTACTTCATAATcattatgtaatttattttgtgaATCACATTAGTTCAATCTCtcattacttttctttttctttttcttttttctcccttttgtttttggctGGATGCATTGATCCGGATAGATAGTTGAACAATTAAACTGGCTGTTGTTTTTTGGGGCCAGTATCAGtatcaaaatttcaagaaattcaTGGCTTCATTGTATGTAGTTTTTAATCTGTTGAAcattatcatcatcaatcaTTATCCTCTCTATTGTCATTCCTAATTCTTTCTTGCTGCCGCTAAAGCTATTTGCTTTTCATGATCCCTTAATTGATTATCATTCGCATTAAACCTCCTTGGACCGATTTCTCATGGCACAAATTCTGTCGAGATTCTTATTCTGCAACTCCATTTGGCCTCTCATTTTGTTTCCACCTTTCCATACTTGCATTCTTCCTTCTGTGAATGCTTCTGGCTTCTGTGCTTGCTTCACAGTTGCCTTGCAAGCTTCTTTTGTTAGATACATAAGATGCCGAGATCAAGGGCAAGTGGTGCATCTGCTGATGAACCAGATGTGCCTGAAAAGTCTGCCGAGCATGAAGAGCAGGTTGACCTTGATGGTGACAATGAAGGCGAGGAGACAATGGAAGAAGAAGTTGAGTATGAAGAagtagaggaagaggaggaagtGGAAGAGATAGAGGAAGAGGTGGAAGAGGAGgtagaggaggaagaaaatgaagaggCTTCTGATGAAGCAGATTCGCAAAAGGGCTCAGATGGTGATGAGGAGGAAGATGAGCGTAGAAAACATTCTGCGCTTCTTGCACTTCCTCCTCATGGGTCAGAGGTGTATCTCGGTGGCATCCCCCCTGATGCTTCTGAAGAGGATTTGAAAGAATTTTGTGAATCTATAGGAGAAGTAACAGAGGTAACTCATCTTGTCTTTGTAAAAATGCtgtcattgttttttgttttggatggaCTAAATCTTGTTTAAGCTGACAACAGATAAGGATAATGAAGGGAAAAGACTCAAGTGAGTCAAAAGGTTATGCTTTTGTGACTTTCAGAACAAAGGAGTTGGCTTCCAAGGCCATTGAAGAGCTGAACAATACTGAATTTAAGGTATCATACTTCTGAGTTCTTTTATAGAAACAACATCAGCCTTGAACATCACTTCAGGTTTATGCTTGCAATGGAATTTGCCTTCACTATTATCTTTCTCACTTTATGTTGTTTGAATgttactttcattttttatttttttgaaaaagagttTCTGACTTCTTAGTGCAGGTAGTTTCCATTTCTTTTAACCTGCCCGCTTTCTATTCAGGGTAAAAAGGTTAAGTGTTCGACATCTCAAGCAAATCATAGATTGTTTATTGGAAATGTTCCAAGAAACTGGGGAGAAGAAGATATGAAGAAGGCTGTAAAAAAGACTGGGCCAGGAGTTAATTCAGTGGAATTGCTGAAGGTTTGTGTGCTTGATTTTCTTGTACATGCATACATAGACAACCCAGGCTGATGTTTAATtgtgtaatgatttttttttatcgcaCTTCCTTATCTTCTACAGGACCCACAGAACCCAAGCCGTAACCGTGGATTTGCTTTCATTGAGTATTATAATCATGCATGTGCAGAATACTCAAGAAAAATGATGTCAAACCCAGAATTCAAGCTAGATGATAATGCTCCAACTGTGAGCTGGGCGGATCCCAAAAATGCAGGATCTTCTGCTGCTTCTCAGGTCTGCTGTATTATCATATTTTGTCCGCTATTTGCTTTTGCACCTGTCTTGTTGCCTTCTTGGTATTGATACCAAACAGTCTTATTTCTTGGAGGTTATGAGGACCATCCTTTTTCCCCTTCTCACAAGACCAAGCTAAATCAACTTTtccatctctgtttttttttttttgaacatttgttttttaaaattttttttagcatctTAGGCAATTGGTCGTGCTCAACAGAAAGACAGTGTGTTTACATCTCTCGAATTGTTTATTTTGAGAGGTTTTCAAGTCATGGCTGACTTAATACATCTGGTGCAGGTCAAGGCAGTGTATGTCAAGAACTTACCAGAAGATATTAATCAGGATCGTCTAAGGCAGCTGTTTGAGCATCATGGAAAAGTCACAAAAGTAGTTCTGCCACCTGCAAAACCAGGACATGAAAAGAGCAGATTTGGTTTTGTGCATTTTGCAGAGAGGTCAAGTGCCATGAAGGCATTAAAGAACACTGAGAAATATGAAATTGATGGTAATTTGTCCTCGGATCTAGCATatcctctctttctttcactTGTGAATATTCTCTATTAATGACTGTTGCTTCTTTGTTTGGTAGGTCAAGTTTTGGATTGTTCCCTTGCAAAGCCTCAAGCAGATCTGAAGTCTTCTGGAGGGCCAAATTCACAGAAGTCATCCCCACATTCAAGCTTCCCACCTCGTGTTGGTTATAGTTTAGTTGGGAGTTCATATGGTGCTCTTGGTGCAGGATTTGGGGCTGCTGGCTTTGCACAGGTAAGTTGATGTTAAAttgtactctctctctctctcgcgaGCGCGCAcgtgcacacacacacacacacacactcagcTCTCTGACACACAGAATAAGCATATTTATGGTTGTCTGCTATGGTCAATCAAGGAAGGAAATATTTGAAGAGTTTGTCAACTTGAATATCTGAGTTATTTCAAcctctttttttggtttgatgCTGAAGAGCTAGTTGCCTTTTCATTCATTTcaagacagaaaataaagatgggTTTACTTTTAATTGGCAGGAATTTGTCCTGCTGATGTCaatttgcttgattttatatttGCAAAATTTCTCTAAGGATGCTGCAGGGTAGAGTTGGCATAAACAGATTTCTTAATGTTGGTTGtcgggtgtgacagaatggcacATTGGTGACcatttgtttgatattataaagaaGTCGATTTGAATGCTGACTGCAAATTATTACTGATTGTAATTCAGCATGATTATTGTGATTGGCAATATTTGTTTGGAATGTGGAGCCCAATACATGCCtgaattaataacaataaacacaATTTAATTACAACAAGAAAAGACCCAGTGAATTGTATTTACATTAAGCAACAGGTTATCCtcataaaaagtatttttccaattcaaaaattgcattttaCATCATCACTCAAAGTGTGTGCTTGATAAGGATCAGTCTGTTCGCTTTGTTATGAGATGTCTGGTGTGCATATTGAAATTATTACAGACTTTCTGATTAAGTGTATTCGCTCTTTGGCATGAAAAACCATGCAGCCAGTCATCTATGGTAGGGGACCGACTCCTGCTGGCATGTCAATGATGCCAATGCTTTTGCCTGATGGAAGGATTGGATATGTCCTGTAAGTAtcacttttttataattttcaatcagtTGCATATCCAACAGGAACCAGTTACATATGTTAGCAAGTTAGAACTCTGTATTTTTCTATTCCATTGTTTGATATTAGTTGCTCGTACTTTTCTATTGGCTGGCTGATTATTTGTCATCATCCTTTTGTTTACCTGTTTGTCCAACAACCTCCTTTCATCACTCTGAAATGCTTCGTGTACCTGGAACGTTTGGAAATGTACCTTGCTATATTCTCACGTTGTAATACTAAGTACCCttaaaatatttctcaaatGTGTCGTGCTGAGAATTGAGCACAGCTAATCTCGGACAGGGTCATACCCTGAGCACAATGAACATGATGATTGAGCTTCTTACTATGTTGTGAAAAGATGTCTTACCCCAGTTCCTTAATGCTGCACTTGCCAGATCAGTTATTTTAATGGCGTGCAAATCCTGAATTTGATTCCTGTACTTTTACACTTCTTGCTCTGGCAGAATAATTAGTTGTCAGCCATAATTTAAcatatccttattattttgcCTCAGCCAACAGCCTGGAATGCAAATGCACAGCCCTCCACCACAGCCCTGGGGTGGCAGGGGTAGTGGTTCTGGTAGCTCGAGTGGTGGGAGACGTAATGATGGCGGCCGTGGACGCAGCCGATATAACCCATACTAATTTTAGCAGTGGAAATGCGAAGGGGAAGAGGAATTTTTTTACTGTTTGACATTGATTACTTGGATGACGAGAAAAGCTTTGTAACATCTCAAACAAGCAAGAAAATTAACTTCGTTGAGTGGAAACGGGCCCATATTTTCGAAAACTCCATTTAtttgctctttttatttttttatttttataaagggtGGACAATCAGAGTTTTGAGCATGTTGgttcattgtttgtttttgcttcagGTCACAGGGTAGTCCTGAGTAGTGTAGGTTGCTTTATGTATACAGACAGCTTATTTATGTCTAGGTACACTGAAAACAGCTTGTTAGTACATCATGAATTTTTGGATGAAGCAACGTCATCTCGTTAACCTTgcatttcttcttctgcttGGTTAGGGCAACTTGTTGCTTAGCTCAGAAAACTCATCCAAATTGTGAGAAAAGTCACATGGCAGGATCACTGGTGATATCAATTACAAAGACGGagctaaataattttattcatctcGTTTAATCACATGTAGCAGCAGCACTAGGCTCTCTACCTCAAGTTTGATCCTTCGATGAGAAGACAAATTGTATTTTTAGAGCGATGTGTCTTTCATATGTTGAAAATTTGTAGCCCAGGCTCAAAGTTTCGTTACATTTAGAGCTTAAACAATGTCTTATGCCCGACACCAGAGCTAATGATAATCCTATATTTCTACCGCCTGAAATTCCACTCCCACCAGGTAAGATTTTATggacactttttttctttttcttcttcttgttcattgtttttattttattaaattaagatcAACCAGGGCAATGATTGAGGTAGTTAAAGCTCGCCCAATTTCTTAACAGTGTCACTTGCTGTTTGCAAAGTAGGTGCTATGGTTAAGAAGATCCGTCTTTACCAGGTATACATGAAGTGCTAGTGTAGTCTGTTGTTCTATTGTTTCATTGTAATCCTTGCGGGGATTCATTGTTGTGATGTCATTTATCTTGCAGCACATTACA includes:
- the LOC118030715 gene encoding heterogeneous nuclear ribonucleoprotein Q isoform X1, translated to MPRSRASGASADEPDVPEKSAEHEEQVDLDGDNEGEETMEEEVEYEEVEEEEEVEEIEEEVEEEVEEEENEEASDEADSQKGSDGDEEEDERRKHSALLALPPHGSEVYLGGIPPDASEEDLKEFCESIGEVTEIRIMKGKDSSESKGYAFVTFRTKELASKAIEELNNTEFKGKKVKCSTSQANHRLFIGNVPRNWGEEDMKKAVKKTGPGVNSVELLKDPQNPSRNRGFAFIEYYNHACAEYSRKMMSNPEFKLDDNAPTVSWADPKNAGSSAASQVKAVYVKNLPEDINQDRLRQLFEHHGKVTKVVLPPAKPGHEKSRFGFVHFAERSSAMKALKNTEKYEIDGQVLDCSLAKPQADLKSSGGPNSQKSSPHSSFPPRVGYSLVGSSYGALGAGFGAAGFAQTMQPVIYGRGPTPAGMSMMPMLLPDGRIGYVLQQPGMQMHSPPPQPWGGRGSGSGSSSGGRRNDGGRGRSRYNPY
- the LOC118030715 gene encoding heterogeneous nuclear ribonucleoprotein Q isoform X2 — encoded protein: MPRSRASGASADEPDVPEKSAEHEEQVDLDGDNEGEETMEEEVEYEEVEEEEEVEEIEEEVEEEVEEEENEEASDEADSQKGSDGDEEEDERRKHSALLALPPHGSEVYLGGIPPDASEEDLKEFCESIGEVTEIRIMKGKDSSESKGYAFVTFRTKELASKAIEELNNTEFKGKKVKCSTSQANHRLFIGNVPRNWGEEDMKKAVKKTGPGVNSVELLKDPQNPSRNRGFAFIEYYNHACAEYSRKMMSNPEFKLDDNAPTVSWADPKNAGSSAASQVKAVYVKNLPEDINQDRLRQLFEHHGKVTKVVLPPAKPGHEKSRFGFVHFAERSSAMKALKNTEKYEIDGQVLDCSLAKPQADLKSSGGPNSQKSSPHSSFPPRVGYSLVGSSYGALGAGFGAAGFAQPVIYGRGPTPAGMSMMPMLLPDGRIGYVLQQPGMQMHSPPPQPWGGRGSGSGSSSGGRRNDGGRGRSRYNPY